A window of Microcystis aeruginosa FD4 contains these coding sequences:
- a CDS encoding AAA-like domain-containing protein codes for MVRGHLFALKLPKKTGKTSLLKHLLAQADSWGHSTVYINCQVAEKAMFASLDRFCRWFSANVSRELGLKPQLDEYWDEELFGSLISCQTYFQSYLLEQINGPLVLALDNLDRIFEYPDIARDFLPLLRCWHEEANNLEIWQNLRLAIANSTEIYIQLDANQSPFNVGRAIKLPGFSLEQLENLASSYGLPKNEDNQRFIRDLIALVAGHPYLSRLALEARVRGEKNILPNAATQGGIYAAHLRHHWDSLQKQPELLTAMGEVVNSYDKGVRLEPITAYKLESMGLIQLKGDLTQPSCQLYQLYFREEQTGSGL; via the coding sequence ATCGTCCGGGGTCACTTATTCGCATTAAAGCTCCCGAAAAAAACCGGTAAAACTTCTCTCCTTAAACATCTGCTCGCTCAGGCAGATAGTTGGGGACATAGCACAGTTTATATTAATTGTCAAGTGGCAGAAAAGGCGATGTTTGCCAGTTTAGACCGATTTTGTCGCTGGTTTTCGGCAAATGTCAGCCGAGAATTGGGTTTAAAGCCTCAATTAGATGAATATTGGGATGAGGAACTATTTGGCAGTTTAATCAGTTGTCAAACCTATTTTCAGTCCTATCTTTTGGAACAGATTAACGGGCCTCTTGTTTTGGCCCTAGATAATTTAGACAGAATTTTCGAGTATCCTGACATCGCTAGGGATTTTTTGCCGCTTTTGCGCTGTTGGCACGAAGAAGCTAATAATTTAGAAATCTGGCAGAATTTGCGGTTAGCGATTGCTAATTCCACGGAAATCTATATTCAATTGGACGCTAATCAATCTCCCTTTAATGTCGGTCGTGCGATTAAATTACCCGGTTTTAGTCTCGAACAACTGGAAAACTTGGCTAGTAGCTACGGATTGCCTAAAAATGAGGATAATCAGCGTTTTATCAGGGATTTAATCGCTCTAGTCGCTGGTCATCCCTATCTTAGCCGTTTGGCCCTGGAAGCGCGGGTGCGCGGGGAAAAAAATATTCTCCCTAATGCTGCTACCCAAGGGGGAATTTATGCGGCACACTTGCGTCATCACTGGGATAGTCTGCAAAAACAGCCGGAATTATTGACAGCGATGGGGGAAGTGGTTAATTCTTACGATAAGGGAGTGCGATTAGAACCGATTACTGCCTATAAACTGGAAAGTATGGGCTTAATTCAGCTAAAAGGCGATCTAACCCAGCCTAGCTGTCAATTATATCAGCTTTACTTCCGAGAAGAACAGACCGGCAGCGGTCTCTAG
- a CDS encoding glycosyltransferase family 4 protein, with amino-acid sequence MNKNHQLLINLAFLGTKYTGLTTYTKNLIPQLANLNPTLITSNSYPDFNTYPVSANLTQEQGTKGNIRRLIWTETQLYQTYQQLKSSLLFTPIPEAPIYRNCRYIVTVHDLIPLRFPKFSPLTFYNKYYLPQVLKKAIHIIAVSQATASDINKFFNIPLDKITVILSGYDSYNFRPLNLATRPYFLYLGRYDPHKNLGRLITAFSQIDPEYQLLIVGQFDPRFTPPLQQQVEALSISQRVQFLNYVSYEELPQLLNQATALVYPSLWEGFGLPVLEAIACGTPVITSNLSSLPEVTGDAAILINPYSIDEMREAMQQIATDEQLRLKLKSLSRQRAELFSWEKTGQETATILQSFL; translated from the coding sequence ATGAATAAAAATCATCAATTATTAATCAATCTCGCTTTTCTGGGTACTAAATATACTGGGTTGACTACCTATACTAAAAATCTCATTCCCCAATTAGCTAACTTAAATCCTACCCTTATCACTTCTAATAGTTACCCAGATTTTAACACTTATCCTGTGTCGGCAAACCTCACCCAAGAACAGGGAACTAAAGGCAATATTAGGCGCTTAATTTGGACAGAAACCCAACTCTATCAAACCTATCAACAATTGAAATCCTCTCTGCTATTTACCCCTATTCCCGAAGCACCTATTTATCGAAATTGCCGCTATATTGTCACAGTTCATGATTTAATTCCCCTGCGATTTCCGAAATTTTCTCCCCTAACTTTTTATAATAAATACTATTTACCTCAAGTCCTGAAAAAAGCAATACATATTATCGCTGTTTCCCAAGCAACTGCCTCCGATATTAATAAGTTTTTTAACATACCTCTTGACAAAATAACCGTGATTCTTTCTGGATATGATTCTTATAATTTTCGTCCTCTAAATCTGGCGACTCGTCCCTATTTTCTCTATCTTGGTCGTTATGATCCTCATAAAAATCTCGGTCGTTTAATTACTGCTTTTTCCCAAATCGACCCCGAATATCAATTATTAATTGTCGGTCAATTTGACCCCCGTTTTACCCCTCCTCTACAACAACAGGTAGAAGCATTATCAATCTCTCAACGGGTGCAATTTTTAAACTATGTTTCCTATGAAGAATTGCCGCAACTTTTAAACCAAGCAACTGCTTTAGTTTATCCCTCCCTTTGGGAAGGTTTCGGATTACCTGTACTAGAAGCGATCGCCTGTGGAACTCCTGTAATTACTTCTAATCTTTCTTCTCTCCCAGAAGTCACGGGAGATGCGGCAATTTTAATTAATCCCTATAGTATTGATGAGATGAGAGAGGCAATGCAGCAAATCGCTACTGATGAACAATTACGCCTAAAATTAAAATCCCTGAGTCGCCAACGCGCCGAGCTTTTTAGTTGGGAAAAAACTGGTCAAGAAACCGCAACAATTCTGCAAAGTTTTCTATAA
- a CDS encoding glycosyltransferase family 4 protein has translation MLKILVDGTPIRQNPSGIGLYAYHLIAELAKLQNQENFSLSLCFQPSVKNWLRGNLSIPKKLQSYPDVKCLPIPVSLSNILTRFPNPLIPYLENFLDSPDILHGLDHVVYPCGQSRKVMTIHDVTFIKYPEFVTGIVKTYTQRIKQSLQWTDLVIANSASTKRDIIEYLDVTPDKIFVTPLASRYSSLPNPPASLTITKPYLLFVSTLEPRKNIINLIDAFNYLKDRYKLDHNLILIGKKGWKYQPIFDKISQSPFRDSIQHLDYLADDLVADYYQKADVFVYPSFYEGFGLPVLEAMTLGCPVVTANTASLPEVTGDSAILINPDNPLEIAAAIYQVISDTSLRQELITKGKKQAAKFSWQKTAQATIKAYRSLL, from the coding sequence ATGCTCAAAATTTTAGTTGATGGTACACCGATAAGACAAAATCCTAGTGGAATTGGATTATATGCTTATCATCTGATTGCCGAATTAGCTAAATTACAAAACCAAGAAAACTTTTCCCTGTCCCTCTGTTTTCAACCATCGGTAAAAAACTGGCTGCGGGGTAATCTTTCTATCCCCAAAAAACTGCAATCCTATCCAGATGTTAAATGTTTACCAATTCCCGTCAGTCTTAGCAATATCTTAACCCGATTTCCTAATCCTCTAATTCCCTATCTAGAAAACTTTCTTGATTCTCCCGATATTCTCCACGGATTGGATCATGTGGTGTATCCTTGTGGTCAGAGTCGTAAAGTTATGACTATTCATGATGTTACTTTTATTAAATATCCTGAGTTTGTCACGGGGATTGTCAAAACCTACACCCAACGCATTAAACAATCTCTACAATGGACAGATTTAGTCATTGCTAACTCCGCAAGTACCAAACGAGATATTATCGAATATTTAGATGTAACCCCAGATAAAATTTTTGTTACTCCCCTCGCAAGTCGTTATTCTTCCCTCCCCAATCCTCCCGCATCCCTAACCATCACTAAACCCTATTTACTCTTTGTTAGTACTCTAGAACCAAGAAAAAATATTATTAATCTTATCGATGCTTTTAACTACCTCAAGGACAGGTATAAATTAGACCATAATCTGATTCTGATTGGCAAAAAAGGATGGAAGTATCAACCAATTTTCGATAAAATATCTCAGTCTCCTTTTCGAGATAGTATTCAACATCTTGATTATCTTGCTGATGACTTAGTTGCGGATTATTATCAAAAAGCCGATGTTTTTGTCTATCCTTCTTTTTATGAAGGTTTTGGATTACCAGTTTTAGAAGCGATGACTTTAGGTTGTCCTGTGGTAACTGCTAATACTGCATCCTTACCCGAAGTCACCGGAGACTCGGCAATATTAATTAATCCCGATAATCCCCTAGAAATTGCTGCGGCAATCTATCAGGTGATTAGTGATACCTCTCTCCGTCAAGAATTAATCACTAAAGGAAAAAAACAAGCGGCAAAATTCTCTTGGCAAAAAACCGCACAAGCTACGATAAAAGCTTATCGTTCTCTTTTATAA
- a CDS encoding DNA-methyltransferase, with the protein MNQLPLFSQSKSVRDFYQPDAEIILYQGDSNNFIKTIPDNSVSLIITSPPYNLGKDYEKKISLDTYLETQTKILREFSRILQDNGSICWQVGNFVQEGEVYPLDIFYYQLFKQMGFFLRNRIVWHFGHGLHTSKRFSGRYETILWLTKTDKYTFNLDPVRIPAKYPGKRHFKGKNIGKPSGNPLGKNPSDVWEFLTQEWDELLWDIPNVKSNHPEKTIHPCQYPIELVERCVLALTNEGDWVFDPFAGVGTSLIASIMHNRRVMGSEKEAEYVKIAQERIAAYCQGNLKIRPLGKPIHQPNGKEKVAQIPEEWHNNI; encoded by the coding sequence ATGAATCAGTTGCCCTTATTTTCTCAATCAAAATCAGTGCGAGACTTTTATCAACCTGATGCCGAGATAATTCTTTATCAAGGAGATAGCAATAATTTTATCAAGACTATACCAGATAATTCTGTGAGCTTGATTATTACTTCTCCTCCCTACAATTTAGGAAAAGACTACGAAAAAAAAATCTCTTTGGATACTTATCTGGAAACCCAAACCAAAATTCTGCGAGAATTCTCTAGAATCTTGCAAGATAATGGCAGTATTTGCTGGCAGGTGGGAAATTTCGTTCAAGAGGGTGAAGTTTATCCTTTAGATATTTTTTATTATCAGCTATTTAAACAAATGGGTTTCTTTTTAAGAAATAGAATTGTCTGGCATTTTGGCCATGGATTACATACCTCTAAAAGATTTTCTGGCAGATATGAAACTATTTTATGGTTGACAAAAACCGATAAATACACCTTTAATCTTGATCCGGTGAGAATTCCCGCTAAATACCCCGGTAAGCGTCATTTTAAAGGTAAAAATATCGGTAAACCCTCTGGTAATCCTTTAGGGAAAAATCCCAGCGATGTTTGGGAGTTTTTAACGCAAGAATGGGATGAGTTACTGTGGGATATTCCTAACGTTAAATCTAATCATCCAGAGAAAACTATCCATCCTTGTCAATATCCAATTGAATTAGTAGAAAGATGTGTTTTAGCCTTGACAAATGAGGGGGATTGGGTTTTCGATCCCTTTGCTGGAGTCGGAACTTCTCTGATTGCTAGTATTATGCACAATCGTCGAGTGATGGGAAGTGAAAAAGAAGCAGAATATGTGAAAATTGCCCAGGAAAGAATCGCCGCTTATTGTCAGGGAAATCTCAAAATTCGTCCTTTAGGAAAACCTATTCATCAGCCTAATGGTAAGGAAAAAGTTGCTCAAATTCCCGAAGAATGGCACAATAATATATAG